Proteins co-encoded in one Astyanax mexicanus isolate ESR-SI-001 chromosome 1, AstMex3_surface, whole genome shotgun sequence genomic window:
- the unc93a gene encoding protein unc-93 homolog A: MISRNTKNVLVVSFGFLSLFTAYGGLQSLQSSLNAEAGMGVISLSVIYGTIILSSMFLPPIMIKNLGCKWTIFISMACYISYSFGNLFPGWPSLIATSAILGLGGSPLWSAKCTYLTISGNNQAAKENKKGQDVINQYFGTFFLIFQSSAVWGNLMSSLIFGQDSNIADIPEENLQYCGAALCNENFTTTGNFTQPEQNLRNILMGCYIGVGVLAMVLVALFLDNIDGETAREFRRSRGNKSFCSTFLATFSLLRDKRLLMLIPLTMYSGFEQSFLAGEYTKNYVTCALGIHYVGFSMICFGAVNSLSSYLFGRLAQYTGRIALFCLAAVVNLSCAIALLLWSPHPDQLPVFFVFPALWGVGDAVWQTQTNALYGTLFPNHKEAAFANYRMWESLGFVIAFAYSTYICLSTKIYILISVLALTMVTYLWVEYNEYRNPTPQVNLTDDKLEKDYKRITDSGTMVIAQTNL, translated from the exons ATGATCAGCCGAAATACCAAAAACGTTCTTGTGGTGTCTTTTGGATTTTTGTCCTTGTTCACCGCTTATGGAGGACTGCAGAGTCTACAG AGCAGTCTAAATGCTGAAGCAGGAATGGGTGTGATATCGCTGAGTGTCATCTATGGAACCATTATTCTGTCTTCCATGTTTCTGCCGCCCATTATGATCAAAAATCTGGGCTGCAAATGGACCATCTTTATCTCAATGGCCTGTTACAtctcctattcttttggcaatctCTTCCCTGGATG GCCGAGTCTGATTGCCACCTCAGCTATTCTGGGTTTAGGAGGATCTCCTCTTTGGTCTGCAAAATGCACCTACCTCACTATAAGTGGAAACAACCAAGcagcaaaagaaaacaagaaaggcCAGGACGTCATAAACCAGTACTTTGGCaccttcttcctcatcttccaaTCATCTGCTGTCTGGGGAAACCTTATGTCATCTCTTATATTTGGACAGGACTCTAACATag CTGACATTCCTGAGGAGAATCTTCAGTACTGTGGTgcagctctctgtaatgaaaaCTTCACAACCACAGGAAACTTCACCCAGCCAGAGCAAAACCTGCGCAACATACTGATGGGCTGCTATATTG GTGTGGGGGTTTTGGCCATGGTCCTTGTTGCATTATTCCTGGATAACATTGATGGAGAGACAGCTCGGGAATTTCGAAGGAGCAGAGGAAATAAGTCTTTCTGCAGCACCTTTCTGGCCACGTTTAGTCTTTTGAGAGATAAAAGGCTGTTAATGCTTATTCCTTTAACCATGTACAGTGGATTTGAACAAAGCTTCCTTGCTGGGGAATACACTAAG AATTACGTCACCTGTGCACTGGGAATCCATTATGTCGGTTTTTCGATGATCTGCTTCGGAGCTGtaaattcactgagctcctatCTGTTTGGGAGGCTGGCTCAGTACACTGGAAGAATTGCCCTCTTTTGCCTGG CGGCTGTGGTAAACCTGAGCTGTGCTATTGCTCTGCTCTTATGGAGTCCTCATCCAGATCAGCTGCCTGTCTTCTTTGTGTTCCCTGCCCTCTGGGGCGTGGGTGATGCTGTATGGCAGACTCAAACCAACG CACTCTATGGAACTCTCTTCCCAAACCACAAGGAGGCAGCATTTGCCAACTATCGCATGTGGGAGTCCCTGGGTTTTGTGATTGCTTTTGCATACAGCACCTACATCTGTCTGTCCACCAAAATCTACATTCTTATATCAGTTCTGGCACTGACCATGGTAACTTACCTCTGGGTCGAGTACAACGAGTACAGGAATCCGACTCCACAAGTGAATTTAACTGACGACAAACTAGAGAAGGACTACAAAAGGATCACTGATTCTGGGACAATGGTTATTGCACAGACTAATTTGTAG